In Mycolicibacterium gadium, the genomic window TGTGGGAGCGCGGCGTACCCGACGGTGCCCGACTGGTTGACGGCGGCACCGCAGGGATGGATGTGGCGTTCCAGATGCGCGGCGCTGCGCGGGTCGTGATCGTCGATGCCGCAGCCACTGGGGCGGCGCCGGGCACCGTGTACCGGGTCCCGGGTGCCGAGCTCGAGGACCTGCCGCCCCTTCAGGGGCTGCACACGCACTCGTTTCGTTGGGATCACGCAATTGCGTTCGCGCGGTGGGCACTTGGTGACGACTGTCCCACCGACATCACGGTCTTCCTCATCGAGGTGGCGGGGGTCGAGCTCGATGCTGACCTCACGGCGGCGGTCGAGGCCTCGATGAACCAGGTGATCGAGATCATCGAACGTGACTACCTCGCTGCGCTGCGCCCTGCGGCATCGGCGGACCTACAGGTCGAGTTCACCGAAGACGGTTATATCCGCCTGGACGCCGCATTGGCGGCCAGCCGGTTCCCATCCGATGCGGTGGTCGCCCTTGTGCGTGACGACGCACTCTGGCTGGTGCCACTGCGTGGGCCACGCAGCGGTGGTCTACTGCTCAAGCAGCGCAACCCGGCCGGTGACCGGGCCACACTGGTGCGGGAAGTCCTCGAAGACCACATTCCGACAGGCGTCCAGCGTGCATTCTGGGACGATGACGAAGCGGCCCTACGGATTCCGCTGGGGCCTGGCGAGTGACTGTCATGTGTGATGACCCGCCGGCCCGGCCGAAATTCACGGCTCCCAACGACAGCTCTACCGAACACGCGGACGATGTCCAGACCGTCGTGGTCGAGGAACGCGGCCGCTGTGCGGTCGACGTCGTCGTCGTGTTCGCCGACGGCGTCGTGCGGACCCGCATCGACACGTACCCGACCAAGGCCCGCGCCGAGCTCGCGGCGCAATTGATCAAGCGAGCCGCAGAACGTGAGGGTCCGCGGCCATGACCGCCGGATGCGCGCCCGCCCCTATGAACAGAGGATCGTGAACCGATGACCGCACTTCCCACAGATGCCGAAATCACCCGTTCGACCGTCGCCGCGGTGCGTCCGCAACCCCTTGGCACCTTTCCGCTTCCCTTGGGCTACATGCTGATACCCGCAGTATCGACTACGGGTGCGGACACCGAAGCAGTGCGCTTGGCGCTGCTGGCCGGCAACGTGCCGCAGGACTGGCCCGACGGCATGGCGGCACACGAACTCGCTCTTGCAGGGGACCGTACAGCGGCGCTGGCGGCGTTGCGGGGGACCGATCCGGTGACCCGCTACAACCGGTTCGTCCTCGATCCCGACAGCGAGGACGTCGACGAGTTACGGTCGAGCCTCGGGGAATTCGGCACCCTCGTCGACCTCGTCCTGTTCGTCCTCGGTCGGTCCGACACCCCGCCCGAACCTGGCGACACCAACGGTGAGCTGGCTGCGGTCGCTCTCTCGGCACAGGCGAGTCAGGCACTCGACGATGGGGACCCGTCGGGGGCCGTCGCATTGCTCGAGCGCGCCGCCGCCGCCGCAGGCCCCGATTCGGGGCGGTTGCAGGGTGTCCTCGTGGGCGCGGCGGCGTCGATCTGCCGAGATCTTGGCGAACCGGACGCGGCGCAGCGACTCCAGCAGGCGTTGCGCCTTCTGGACGGCGCGGACGGTCTCCGCATCGGGCGCGCCGAACTGCATCTGAACCTTGCCGGATTGCTGCACGAGCAGGCCGAGGACCGTCCCGATCTGCTGGCCCAGGCGATTCCGCACTATCACTCCGCGTTGCAGCTGGTGCTGCGCGATGAGGCGCCGCTGCTGTGGGCGGCCACGCACGCTAATCTCGCCACCGCTTACCTGACGATGCCGATGGTGGAGGCTTCGGGGCAACTGCGGCTCGGCGTCGCCGCACAATCGTTGCGGTCGGCGTTGAAGGTCTACACCCGTGAAACGTATCCCGAGCAATGGGCGAGCGTTCAACTCAATCTGGCGAACTCGCTGGTCTACACCCCGTCCAAGCATCAAGCGGACAACCTGGTCGAGGCGGTCGAACTCTACGAGGGTGTGCTCGAGGCCAGGGATCGTGAGACCGATCCGCTGGGCAGGGCCAGGGTGCTGGCCAACCAGGGCAACGCGCTGGCCCATCTCGGGATGTTCGATCAGGCCAAGGCGAAACTGTACGAATCCCGGTTCCTGTTCGAGGATCTCGGCGATGTCGATTCGGTGCGCGCTGTGCGCGGCGTGCTCGACGAGATCGCCCGCGAGCACGCTTTGGCCCGAACCGCACCCGAACCCGATTAGGGAGCCGACATGTCAACCACGGCCGTGGAAGCGCCGGCAAGCCAAGTGCCGACCACCGATGGCGACGCCGACTTCGAGAGCCTGGCCAGGCGCGTCGATGACGCCGCGGCCGCGCTTGAGGGGTTGGATGAGTCGTCGCGGGCGGTCGCAGACGAGGTCAAGGCTGCCGTCGAGGCCATTCACCGCGCCGGGCTGGTGACGATCGTCCAGCGGCTGCGGTCCGACGACGCCGCCCGGGCGGTGTTGTTCGAACTCGTCGACGATCCGGTCGTGCACATGCTCCTGTCGCTGCACGGGATCGTGCGGCCCGATCCGATGACACACGCCAATCGCGTATTGGTGACGGTGCGGCCCCAATTGCAGAGCCACGGCGGGGATGTCGTCCTGGTGCGGATCGAAGATGGCACCGCATTCGTGCGGCTCGACGGTGCCTGCAACGGCTGCTCGATGTCCTCGGTGACGCTTCGAAACCTCGTCGAAAGCGCACTTGTGGAAGGTGTGCCGTCGATCACCGGTGTGGAGGTGCTGCCGAATGAGCCTTCACCCACGCTGATCCCACTGGAGTCGCTGCGCATCGGGCCGGACCCCGCCAGCGAGGGTTGGGTGAAGGTGGGTCCCACCGCGAGCCTGCCCGACGACGACCTCACCACCTTGAGCCTGTCCTCGGCGTCCGGTGACCTTGTCGACATCATCGTGGTGAACGCCGGTCGACGGCTTTCGGCCTACCGTAACGAATGTGCCCATGAGGGCTTGCCTTTGGACAATGCTGTGCTCGACATCGCCAACGGCACGCTGACGTGCCCATGGCACGGCTTCTGTTACGACGCGACATCGGGGGAGTGCCTGAGCGCCCCAGGGGCGCAGCTGGAGCAGGTGCCGCTGCGGGTCGATTCCGGCGACGTCTGGGTTCGAGTCGGGACATGACCCAGTTCACCGTCCGCCACAACATCGGCACGTTCCGGGGTCGGGCCGATCCCGAACCGGGGGACGACCTGACCGCAGGGTGGTCACCCGATGTGTGGCTCGGTGCTGCGGCACCCGGCGGATTGGCCTTGCCGTCCGCCAGTCCGTCGATGGCGTGGATGTATTCGCCGCGAGGAGTCTTCCTCGGCGATGACCATCTCGTGGTCGCCGATTCCGGCAACCACCGGGTGCTCGTGTGGCACGGAGTTCCGGACCACGATGAGCAGCCCGCCGACATCGTCCTCGGTCAGCCGGACGGCCATACCGAAGGAAGGGCCGCCGCCGGCCGCGGACCAGAACGGGGAATGAACCTGCCCACCGGTGTGCTCGTGCATGACGGGCGGCTCGTCGTCGCCGACGCCTGGCACCACCGGATCCTGGTGTGGAACTCGGTCCCCGAGGTCAGCGACGTCGCGCCGGACATCATCCTCGGACAGGATGATGCCGCAGCCGTGGAGCCCAATCGCGGTGGTGACTGCTCGGCATCGACGTTCTACTGGCCGTTCGGCATCGCGGTCGTGGGCTCCCGATTCTGGGTCGCCGACACCGGTAATCGACGAGTCCTCGGCTGGGACAACGGTATCCCCGACCCCGGGCAGCCGGCCGACATCATCCTGGGTCAACCCGACGCGGCCCACCGCGACGAGAACCGCGGTGGAGCCGTCGGCCCCGCCAGCTTTCGCTGGCCCCATGACATCACCGGCACCGATGGCCTGCTGCTGATCGCCGACGCGGGGGACCATCGACTGCTGGGCTGGTCGCCTGAACCCGACTCGGACCGCGATGCGGATATCGTTCTCGGACAGGTCGATTTCACGTCGGCCGACGAATGGCCCTACGGTCCGCACACCGGGGACCGATTTCGCTTCCCCTACGCGGCTCAATTCGACGGCTGCGGCGGCCCGAACGAGCGGCTGGCGGTGGCTGACACCGCGAACAACCGAATCCTGTTGTGGGACGGCATGCCCCGCGACGGTCGCACCGCTGACCATGTGTTGGGGCAGCCGAATTTCGCATCCAACGGTGAGAACCGGTGGACGTCGGTTCAACGAGACACCCTGTGCTGGCCGTACGGCATCTCTCTTCGTAGCGATCGGCTGGCGGTGGCGGATTCGGGCAACAACAGGGTCGTGGTCTGGCGGTGTCGGTGACCCAGACATCGCTGATCCTGAAATCCGAGGACGTCCGATATCGATTCACGGTGACCGGCGTGGTCCAGGGCGTCGGCTTCCGCCCGTTTGTGCATCGGACTGCCACCGCGCTGGGGCTGGCCGGATTCGTCGGCAACGATTCCAGGGCCGTATTCATCGAGGTGCAGGGACCGACGGCCACCGTTGATGTGTTCGCCCGACAGCTTCGCGCCGAGGCGCCGCCCCTCGCGACGATCAGCACGGTATCGGCGGTTCAAATGGCTGCCGACCCAGGTGCGCCTGGCTTCCGGATCGTGGACAGCGAGATGGTCGACGGTGCCGCATCCGCGATTCCACCTGACATCGCGGTGTGTGACGAATGCGTCGCCGAGTTGTTCGACCCCCGCGACCGGCGTTACCGGCACCCGTTCGTCACGTGTACGAACTGCGGGCCGAGGTTTACGATCATCCGCGAGCTGCCATATGACCGCCCAAGCACCACGATGGCCGGCTTCCAGATGTGCGACCGGTGCGCTGCCGAATATCAGGACCCGGCGAACCGGCGATTTCACGCACAGCCGGTCTCATGCCCGGACTGTGGCCCGTCGTTGTGGTTCCGGTCCGGCAATAGACTGGTCCGCGGATCGGACCCCGCGCTGGAGGCAACCCAGCGAGCACTTGGTGGGGGCGCCGTCGTCGCGATCAAGGGGATCGGCGGGTATCACCTGAGTTGTGCTGTCGACGACGACGATGCGCTCGCCGCACTGCGTGCCCGAAAGGCCAGGGGCGGCAAGCCGTTCGCGATCCTGGTCCGCGATCTCGAGGTCGCGCGTCGATTCGCGGAAATTGACGACGCCGCGGCCGCGGTGTTGTCCAGCCCTGCGCGCCCGATCGTGCTGTTGCGCCGCAGATCCGGCACCCGGATCTCTGAGCTGGTTGCACCGCGCAGTCCGCTGATCGGGCTGATGCTGCCGTATTCTCCTGTTCACCATCTGCTCTTCGCGCCCATCCCGGGTGTCCAGACGCCGGTGCCGGATGCGTTGGTGATGACCAGCGCCAACCGCTCGGACGAACCGATCTGCTTCACCGATGAAGATGCTGCACAGCGACTTTCGGGTTCTTCGGCGCTCGCTGACGCGGTGCTCGACCACGACCGGCCGATTCATGTACCGTGCGATGATTCGGTGGTCCGCATTGTCGACGGCAGGGAACTGCCGATACGCAGGTCCCGCGGCTATGCGCCACTGCCCGTTGAGATCCCAACCCCGGCCGGGCGAAGCGCCGCCACGGTGCTGGCCGTCGGCGGTGAGCTGAAGAACACCTTCTGCCTCATCGAGGAGAATCGTGCCTTCTGCTCGGGTCACATCGGCGACATGGCCACCCTCGACACGCTGCGTGCATTCGAACACGCCGTCGACCAGCTCTGCGGAATCCGTCGGAAGCCGCAGCGGTTGGCCGCAGACCTGCATCCCGGCTATCACACGCGGGCATGGGCCGAGCGTCACGCCGACGGGCGCCCGTTGGACCTCGTCCAGCACCACCATGCACATGTGGTGTCGCTACTTGCCGAGCACGGCAGATTATGCGAACCGATCATCGGGGTCGCCTTCGACGGCACCGGTTACGGCTGCGACGGAACTGTATGGGGCGGCGAGATTCTCGCAATCGGACCCGACACGCACCGCTTCACGCGCGTCGGCCACCTGGTGCCCGTGCCGCTGCCCGGTGGCGACGTGGCGGTCCGGAATCCGTGGCGGATGGCGCTGTCACAACTGTGGGCGGCCGGCATCGACTGGGACCAGGACCTGGCTCCCGTTACCGCGGCCTCGCCCACGGAGCTGCGGATGCTGCGCTCCCAGTTCCGCAGCGGAACGGGATGTGTGCCCTGTTCGAGCATGGGGCGCCTGTTCGACGCGGTTGCCGCGCTGCTCGGCGTGCGGCAGCGGATCGAATACGAAGGCCAGGCCGCGATCGAACTCGAGATGCTGGCCGAGTCCGCGAGCAATACGCCGCGTGATCCGGCGCTACGGCTGGCCGTGGGCGCAGACGGCCAGATTCATTCCGCGGGGTTGATGCAGGCGATCGTGTCGGCGCTGCGGGCCGGAGTCGACGCCGCGTTGTTGGCGGCGGCCTTCCACGAGGCGGTCGCGGTCGCCGTCGCCGAGGTGGTGTCTCTGGTGGCCGGTTCGGTTGCGCTGGTGGGGCTCACAGGCGGCGTGTTCCAGAACGTCCTGCTGTTGCGGGCGTGCCGGCGGCACCTGGAAGCGGCAGGATTCACTGTGCTCACCCACCACATCGTTCCGCCCAACGACGGTGGGCTCGCGTTGGGGCAGGCGGCGGTTTCCATGCTGACCGCGCTGGAGCCCGACGGTGACGCCGCGTTCGGCAAACACGGGGAGTTTCGCAATGAACACGACTGACGTCGAACTAGGGCTCGGGGCAGATCTTGCCGCCGATCTCGCCGCGACCGCACTATCTTTGGCGCGACGATTTTCCGCCGGCGCCACGATGTGGTGCCTCGCGCCGTCGTGGCAGCCGCACGCCCAGCACATTGCGGTCGAGTTCGTGCATCCGGTGATCGTCGGCAAACCGGCGTTGCCCGCGGTGGCGCTTGCCGGACCAGACCTGGTCGACGTGGTGCGCGTGTCCGTTCGTGCCGGCGACGTCGTGATCGCGGTCGCCGATGCCGACGACCCCGACGTACGGTCGGTGATGCGCAGGGCGCCGGCCTGGGGTGCAACCACGATCTGGATCGGGAACGGACAGCGCCCTCCCGCCGGTGCGGCCGACCACGTGCTGTGGCTCGATGACCCCGATCCGAGAGCGCCCGCCACAGGAGCTTTCGTGTTGCTGTATCACCTGCTGTGGGAACTCACCCATGTCTGCTTCGAGCACCCGGGTCTGCTGAAGCCCACCGAGTGCAACGAGGAGGTCTGTATCACCTGCAGCGATGAGGGCCGCCTCGGCGAAGTGCTCTCCGCGCGGACGCAGGGGTCGGCTCGGGTGCGCACCGCAGAGGGGGTGGAGACCGTGTCGACCATGCTCGTCGATCCCGTTGACGCCGGCGAACTCGTGCTGGTTCATGCGGGGATGGCCATCGGCAAGGTCGGTGACCTATGAGGAACGAACCCGGCCTCGATGCGGGCCATGAGCCGACCAACTTCCTCTATCCGTTCATCGATGCTCAGGAACACGACCGGGGCTCTCTGCTCGTCGATCTCGCGGCATCGGCCCAAGCCAAGGCGGCCGAAAGCGCGGCCCTGCGCCGATCCACCGTGGAGTCCAGCGCGGAACTACTGGCAAAGGCGGCGGCCGAGATGGCGGCACGGTTCGCCGCGGGCGGCCGGCTGTTCACCTTCGGCAACGGCGGCAGTTCCACGGATGCGACGACGCTGGCGACGCTCTTCGCTCGGCCACCGGCCGGACGCGCCCTGCCGGCCTGGTCGTTGACCGCCGATGAAGCGATACTCACCGCACTGGGCAATGACGTCGGTTTCGAGCTCGTCTTCGCCCGACAGCTCATCGCGCGCGCGGATTCTGGGGACATCGCAGTAGCGATGTCCACCAGCGGTAGCTCCGCGGATCTGACAGTCGCCCTGCGGGAGGCGCGCAAGCGCGGCATGTATGTCCTCGGCTTCGCCGGATACGACGGCGGGACTTTCGCGACCAGTCCGGATGTCGACGCCTGCTTCATCGTTCACTCGCAGAGCGTGCATCGGATCCAGGAATCGCAGGCGCTGCTGGGATACCAACTGTGGTCGGCCGTGCACGAGCAAGGGACTGAGATGTGATGAGCAAGGCAGCAAGTGAGTACCTGTCCTCCGGGCCGAGCTTCGCCGAAGGTGAGGTGATCGAGCGGATCGAACTGTTTCGCCGGCGTCGTCCCCGGTTGCGCGACGAGGTGGTGACGCTCGCCCATGGAGCGGGCGGTAAGGCGTCGGCGGCGTTGGTCGACGCGGTGTTCCTGGAGGCCTTCCGTAATCCGCAACTCGAATCGCTGGGCGATGGTGCAATTCTCACACTGCCCAGTGGGGAGCGAGTCGCGATGTCCACCGACTCGTTTGTGGTGCAGCCCTTGCGATTCCCGGGCGGCTCGATCGGACATCTCGCCGTGCACGGCACCGTCAACGACCTGGCCATGGTCGGCGCGGTGCCGTCCTGGCTCTCTGCGGCATTCGTGCTCGAGGAGGGCTTCCCGATCGCCGAACTGCAGGAGATCGTCGCGGATATGGCGGAGGCGGCCAGCGTGGCCGGCATCCAGATCGTCACTGGCGACACAAAAGTGGTGTCCAGGGGCGCGGCCGACGGGTTGTTCATCACGACCACGGGAGCCGGCGTCATTCCGGTGGACCGGACCCTGTCGGCGGAATCGGTGCGCGCCGGGGACAAGGTGCTGCTGTCCGGATCGATGGGCGATCACGGCATGGCGGTCATGTTGGCCCGCGGCGACCTTGACCTCGAGGCGGACATCGCGTCGGACACCGCCGCAGTCAGCCCATTGGTGGAACTTCTACTGGCAGCTGCGCCGTCCACCCGCTGGCTGCGCGACCCCACCCGCGGTGGTGTCGGCACCGTCTGCAACGAACTCGCCCAGTCAAGCGGTCTCGGTGTGGTGCTGGACGAGGCACACCTGCCGATCCGCCCGACGGTCAATGGTGCCTGCGAAATGCTCGGCATCGACCCGCTTTACGTTGCCAATGAAGGCAAGTTCATTGCGGTCGTCGCACCCGAGGAAGCCCAGGCCGGCCTTGCCGCGTTGCGCTCGCATCCGCTGGGAGTAGATGCGGCCGAGATCGGCGAGATCACCGAGGAGCCGGCGGCGACGGTCGTGGTACGTACCGGATTCGGCGGCACCCGGATCGTTGACATGCTCGTGGGCGACCCGTTACCGCGTATCTGCTGAGAAGGGAGTGGCGAAAATGTGTCTTGGAATTCCCGGCCGGATCGTCGAGATCACCGATGCAGCAAACTATTTGGCGAAAGTAGATGTCAGTGGGGTACGGCGGACGATCAGCATCCGGCTGCTCGAGAAGGATTTGCCTGAACCGGACGAGTGGGTGCTGGTTCATGTCGGTTTCGCGATGGCCAAGATCGACGAGACGGAGGCGTTGCTGACGCTTGCGGCTGTCCAAAAGCTCGGCACCAGCTACGCCGAAGAGATCGAAGCCTTCGATTCGTCCTCAATCATCTGAAAAAGGAAGACACGCCATGCGTTTCGTTGACGAGTTCCGTGATCCCGCGGCTGCCCGCAAGCTCCTCGGCGCCATCGAAAGGCTCGCGGGCAACGGTGCCGAACACTTCAAGTTCATGGAGGTGTGCGGCGGACACACCCACACCATCTACCGGCACGGTATCGAGCACCTGCTGCCGGATAACGTCGAGCTGGTGCACGGCCCCGGCTGTCCGGTCTGCGTAATCCCCATGGGCCGTATCGATGACGCGATGTGGCTGGCGCAGCAGCCCGATGTCATCTTCACCTGCTTCGGCGACATGATGCGCGTGCCCGGATCGAACGGCAGCCTTCTGGACGCGAAGGCACGCGGGGCCGACGTGCGGTTCGTCTACTCCCCGCTGGACGCGCTCAAGCTGGCCGTCGACAATCCCGACAAGCAGGTGGTGTTCTTCGCGATCGGCTTCGAAACCACCGCGCCGTCCACCGCGGTCACCTTGGTGCGCGCCCGCGAGCTGGGCGTCGAGAACTTCACGGTTTTCTGCAATCACGTCACGATCGTGCCGCCGATCAAGGCCATCCTCGATTCGCCTGATCTTCGACTGTCCGGCTTCCTAGGACCCGGCCACGTGTCAACCGTTGTCGGGAACAGGCCGTACCGGTTCGTCCCCGAGGTCTACGGTAAACCCTTGGTAGTGGCGGGCTTCGAGCCACTTGACATCTTGGCGTCGGTGGCAATGTTGTTGACCCAGATCCGCGAGGGTCGCTGCGAGGTGGAGAACCAGTACTCGCGCGTGGTGCACGAGGAGGGCAACGTCGCCGCCCTCACACTGATGGCGACGGTCTTCGCGCTGCGTCCGCATTTCGAATGGCGCGGGCTGGGTTTCATCTCGCAGAGCGCGTTGAAACTGCATGACGACTTCGCGCAGTTCGACGCCGAACTGCGATACGCGATGCCCGGTGTACGTGTGGCCGATCCGAAGGCGTGTCAGTGCGGCGAGGTGCTCAAGGGCGTCCTGAAGCCCTGGGAGTGCAAGGTTTTCGGTACCGCGTGCACCCCGGAGACACCGATCGGGACGTGCATGGTGTCCGCTGAGGGCGCCTGCGCGGCGTATTACAACTTCGGCCGGATGCACCGCGACGCCGCCAAGCTCGTGGGGCTCGGTGCACGAGGGTGACCCCGTTGTCGGCGGCTCGGCGATCCCTTGACACCGGGGGCGCCGAGATGTTCGCACGCTACGCCTACGCCCCGAACCGACTCGGCTATTGCGGCCCGCCGGAGGCGGGCACCTTGCGGGGCGGCACGGCCGACGAGGTGCGAGAAGTCGCGAAGGGATTTTCCGGTGCCTGGCCGTACCTGCAGGTGTTGTCCCGGATGACCGGTATCGCAGATCCGTTGGACCATCGACTCGTCGAGTCATACTGGCTTGGTGGCGGCGTCGCCGCCGATCTCGACCCGCGGGAGTTCGCCGACGAACTGTTGGCGGTGATCGGCCCGCGGGCGGGCCACTACTGGTCGCACCTCACCTCGGATCTCGGTGCCGAAGCGGCTGGCAACCATTGCTTCCACGTGTTCGGGGTGTATCCATGGTCGCGGCTGCTCGGGCGCGGAATGGACGAGCATCCGCTGCGGGTTCTCGACGGCTGCCGAATAACGTGGGCCACCGTGCTGTCCCGTGACGATCATCAGGTCGAGGTGTCAGCCCCCGAGCTGGTCTGGGACGGCCGCGCCCTGGGGATGTCCGAACCGTCGGCACGGCGCCTGGAAATCTGGGAGGACGGGTACAGCGCTGTGCCCGATGCCGCTGCTGGCGACGAAGTCGCCGTGCACTGGGGTCGATTGTGCGGTCGGCTGTCGGCTGATCAGGTTCGGACGCTTCAGGACAGTACGGCCCGGCAGCTCAGGCTCACCAATCACCGTCTTGCGCAGGCGCAATGAGACCTCGGATCCTGCAGGCCGATGGTCAGATCGGATTCCATTGGGCGTCGCTGGCGGGCACACCGGCGACGTTGTCCGAGTTGGTCATCGACGATGACGAGGCCGATCGACTTGTGGCGACTCATCTGGAGGCCCTCGACGATGCATTGATCATCGCCGCAGCACGGTTCGGTGAGCTGCTAGGCGGCGGCCGTCGACCGGATACGGAAAGCGAGAGGGACGACCTGGTCCAGCTGCACCGCGCTCTGGACCGACTCTGCCACGAATATGCGACGGCGATCGAGATGACGGGCATCGATGCCGATGTGCGGGCTGGCAAGATCATCGGAACCGCTGCGTTGTTCTCGATATGCGCCCGAGAACCCCT contains:
- a CDS encoding DUF6390 family protein — translated: MSAARRSLDTGGAEMFARYAYAPNRLGYCGPPEAGTLRGGTADEVREVAKGFSGAWPYLQVLSRMTGIADPLDHRLVESYWLGGGVAADLDPREFADELLAVIGPRAGHYWSHLTSDLGAEAAGNHCFHVFGVYPWSRLLGRGMDEHPLRVLDGCRITWATVLSRDDHQVEVSAPELVWDGRALGMSEPSARRLEIWEDGYSAVPDAAAGDEVAVHWGRLCGRLSADQVRTLQDSTARQLRLTNHRLAQAQ